DNA sequence from the Streptomyces sp. HUAS 15-9 genome:
ATGTGGCGAGCCGTCTGCAGGTAGGTGTGACCGGCGGCGATGTGCTGCAGGGTCTCTCGCTCACGCGGGGCCAGCGCGGGCACGGTGTCTTCGTCGTGCTGCGTAGTAGCGGTGAGGCTCATGAGGTTTCCTCTGACAGATCGGCTCGGTCATCGCTGCTCACGTCGACGGAAGCAAGACACATGCCCGAAAACTGCAATTTGTCCGTTTCCAAATACTTTGATCGGTCGACGTCATCACGCTGTCCGCCGACTGTCACAGGCGTGTCACAGGGCCCCTGCGGGCGGTGCGTGGGCGGTGGGCAGGGGCCCCGTACCGACGCGCGGGGCCGCCCGGCGGCGGACTGGTGCTCCGTCGCCGTCGGGATCATGCTGGTTAGAGGGCCTCGGCCGGGCAGGTTCGTCGAAGGGTGAGCGGCGATGGAGCGACTTCCCACCCCTCCCAGGAAGC
Encoded proteins:
- a CDS encoding response regulator transcription factor, giving the protein MSLTATTQHDEDTVPALAPRERETLQHIAAGHTYLQTARHMGLSKHTVDAYLRRIRAKLNINSTAELTRLAISLGL